A single region of the Oenococcus kitaharae DSM 17330 genome encodes:
- the ligA gene encoding NAD-dependent DNA ligase LigA, which yields MNPEINFTPIEQLSFTQAQQEIKDLSDELIKWGREYYEDDNPSVEDYVYDANYARLVALEKAYPTLVMPDSPTQRVAAGNAADSGSRGLAKVVHPVPMLSLGDVFSIQELMDWDAVTTKNASSQQHYNLELKIDGLAISLKYENGRLIQASTRGDGSIGEDVTANVRTIKEIPETLSEPLTIEVRGEIYMGKASFARLNQERDEAGEAVFANPRNAAAGSLRQLDPKITAARQLSSFIYYTAQNDVIGTDTQSGVLARFRELGFPVNADNRVITKMADVKTYIDEFTAKRDQLPFGIDGVVVKVNDLNMENELGNTVKIPRWAIAYKFPPEEALTVVRDITWTVGRTGVVTPTAVMDPVLLAGTTVRRASLHNSDYLQEKDVRLEDTVTLHKAGDIIPEIGQVILDRRPKTADQPYPIPSRCPSCGSELVHVQGEVALRCINPECPAQIQEGLTHFASRNAMNIDGLGPRVIHQLLDKKLIRKISDLYSLTEVQLTSLDKFAELSAKNLIAAIDRSRQNSVERLLTALGIRGVGAKAAKVLAAHFKNLRNLQNASAEEIADIDGVGQVMADAVVQYFNTESVAQLINELENFQVNFDYLTSSSIDENNYFFNKKVVLTGKLDHWTRPQMQAWLEEHGANVSSSVSSKTDLLIAGRDAGSKLDKANKLGIKIINEQDFSDLSNAAE from the coding sequence ATGAATCCAGAAATCAATTTCACACCAATCGAACAGCTCAGCTTCACTCAGGCTCAGCAGGAGATCAAGGATCTTTCTGACGAACTGATCAAATGGGGCCGCGAGTATTACGAAGACGATAATCCCAGTGTTGAGGATTATGTTTATGATGCAAATTATGCTCGTTTGGTGGCTTTGGAAAAAGCTTATCCGACACTCGTGATGCCTGATTCGCCTACACAACGGGTAGCAGCGGGCAATGCAGCGGATAGCGGGTCGCGTGGTCTGGCTAAAGTTGTCCATCCGGTTCCTATGCTGTCTTTAGGGGATGTTTTTTCGATTCAGGAATTAATGGATTGGGACGCTGTGACGACGAAAAATGCCTCAAGCCAGCAGCACTATAACTTGGAATTAAAAATTGACGGCTTGGCTATTTCTTTGAAATACGAAAATGGCCGTTTGATCCAGGCTTCGACACGAGGGGATGGTTCGATCGGTGAGGATGTTACAGCAAATGTCCGCACGATCAAAGAAATTCCAGAAACTTTATCTGAGCCTTTGACCATTGAAGTACGCGGCGAAATTTATATGGGAAAAGCTTCATTTGCCCGTTTGAACCAGGAAAGAGACGAGGCAGGTGAAGCTGTATTTGCTAATCCGCGAAACGCAGCCGCCGGCAGCCTGCGCCAGTTGGATCCGAAAATCACCGCAGCTCGTCAATTATCATCATTTATTTATTACACAGCTCAAAATGATGTTATAGGCACTGACACACAGTCAGGTGTGTTGGCACGTTTTCGGGAATTGGGTTTCCCTGTGAACGCTGATAATCGCGTGATTACGAAAATGGCAGATGTGAAAACTTACATTGATGAATTCACGGCCAAACGCGATCAGCTGCCCTTTGGCATTGACGGGGTAGTCGTGAAAGTCAATGATCTGAATATGGAAAACGAACTTGGCAATACCGTCAAGATTCCGCGCTGGGCCATTGCATATAAATTCCCGCCAGAAGAGGCTTTGACCGTTGTTCGCGACATCACTTGGACTGTTGGCCGGACTGGCGTTGTCACACCGACTGCCGTGATGGATCCGGTGCTCTTGGCGGGCACGACTGTCCGTCGAGCCAGTCTGCATAATTCTGATTACCTGCAGGAAAAAGATGTACGTCTTGAAGATACAGTGACACTGCATAAAGCTGGCGATATTATCCCTGAAATTGGTCAAGTCATTTTAGATAGGCGACCAAAGACAGCTGACCAGCCTTATCCGATTCCCAGTCGCTGCCCTTCTTGCGGTTCTGAATTAGTGCACGTGCAGGGTGAGGTCGCTTTACGATGTATCAATCCGGAATGTCCGGCACAAATTCAAGAAGGATTAACACATTTTGCTTCTAGAAACGCGATGAACATTGATGGCTTGGGTCCGCGTGTGATTCATCAGCTCTTGGATAAAAAACTTATTAGAAAAATTTCTGATTTATACTCCCTGACTGAGGTACAGCTGACCAGCTTAGATAAATTCGCTGAATTATCGGCTAAGAATTTAATTGCAGCTATTGACCGTTCCCGCCAAAATTCAGTTGAACGCTTATTAACAGCCTTGGGTATTCGCGGAGTTGGCGCTAAAGCCGCCAAAGTGCTGGCCGCCCATTTTAAAAATCTACGCAATCTGCAAAACGCTTCAGCAGAAGAGATAGCTGATATTGATGGCGTCGGACAGGTCATGGCGGATGCTGTGGTGCAATATTTCAATACGGAATCGGTTGCCCAGTTAATCAATGAACTGGAAAATTTCCAGGTTAATTTTGATTATTTGACCAGCAGCAGTATTGATGAAAACAATTATTTCTTCAATAAAAAGGTCGTTCTGACTGGGAAATTGGATCATTGGACGCGCCCACAAATGCAGGCTTGGCTGGAAGAACATGGTGCAAATGTTTCTTCTTCTGTGTCATCTAAAACTGATTTATTAATCGCAGGGCGCGATGCAGGTAGTAAACTAGATAAAGCGAACAAATTAGGTATCAAAATTATTAACGAACAGGATTTTAGTGATTTAAGCAATGCAGCGGAATAG
- a CDS encoding CamS family sex pheromone protein — protein sequence MQRNRRRLTITQFLILLFAVLMVIVGALYFFNSRQPVSTSSSSSSPSSVQVINQNNQQGEYRSVISNGNYLTSSARGMTVTTESNFNAQSFELSLNELSKRFFSTRRYIFQEGQYLSSDLLSSWLDRYSNSNRSGLNPPDNGRTDDSRNPYYLQSIEENDFMNQVNGSKLNLEGMTIGLAMNRIDHYTRTPGGPEYTQNISRAEMVAQGRTAAAKVLRRLRAMNQIPKNLPILIVMYENAPEDSLAGGAPYAYYLSKSGNTIGNWTNVNFQNIVFPKSDTDRSPIGTQDNTNFVNFKNEIQNFFPNISYATAQAHYENGSLNGLNININTSFYSVSEIKAFATYISETAPKYFNNSIPIRISLSASNQLMAVITKDANSSYRIIYLYSY from the coding sequence ATGCAGCGGAATAGACGCAGACTTACAATTACACAATTTTTAATTCTTCTTTTTGCCGTTCTGATGGTGATTGTCGGCGCACTGTATTTTTTCAATAGTCGTCAGCCTGTCAGCACGAGCAGCAGTTCATCCAGCCCAAGCAGCGTACAGGTTATTAATCAAAATAATCAGCAGGGCGAGTACCGGTCAGTGATATCAAACGGCAACTATCTGACGTCCTCTGCACGCGGTATGACTGTGACCACGGAATCGAATTTTAATGCTCAGTCCTTTGAATTATCATTAAATGAATTGTCAAAACGTTTCTTTTCGACTCGCAGATATATTTTTCAAGAGGGACAGTATTTGTCATCCGACCTGCTGAGTTCATGGCTGGATCGATATTCCAACAGTAATCGTAGCGGCCTGAATCCCCCAGATAACGGCCGGACAGATGATAGCCGCAATCCCTACTATTTGCAGTCGATTGAAGAAAATGATTTTATGAATCAAGTGAACGGCAGCAAATTGAATTTGGAAGGCATGACTATCGGCCTGGCTATGAACCGAATCGACCACTATACCCGCACCCCGGGAGGTCCGGAATATACGCAAAATATTTCTCGTGCTGAGATGGTTGCACAAGGTCGGACGGCAGCTGCTAAAGTATTACGGCGCTTGCGGGCAATGAATCAAATCCCTAAAAATTTACCCATTTTGATTGTGATGTATGAGAACGCACCTGAAGATTCGCTGGCAGGCGGTGCACCATATGCTTACTATCTATCAAAATCCGGCAATACCATTGGTAATTGGACCAACGTTAATTTCCAAAATATTGTTTTCCCTAAATCCGACACTGACCGGTCGCCGATCGGCACGCAGGATAATACCAATTTTGTGAATTTTAAAAACGAAATTCAAAACTTTTTCCCAAATATTTCCTATGCAACTGCCCAGGCTCACTATGAAAACGGCAGTCTTAACGGGCTAAATATCAATATTAATACGAGTTTCTATTCTGTTTCGGAAATCAAGGCTTTTGCCACTTACATTTCGGAAACAGCGCCGAAATATTTTAACAACAGTATTCCGATACGAATTTCATTAAGTGCTTCCAACCAGCTAATGGCAGTCATTACAAAGGACGCTAATAGCAGTTACAGAATTATTTACTTATATAGTTATTGA
- the rimP gene encoding ribosome maturation factor RimP — protein MNSKQLEIIKERISPIIEKRKLMLWDISFFGAASPVLTILIDRQDKTPIAMNEISEVTPFISEAMDQIEPDPFPDHYNLDISSPGIDRTIKSDDQLAWAVSEPVKINFFEKIDGQKNVEGILLDYSDSYIELKNSAEQIEDFPRDKITKISLNQEV, from the coding sequence ATGAATTCAAAACAACTAGAAATAATTAAAGAACGCATCAGTCCAATTATCGAAAAACGTAAATTGATGTTGTGGGACATTAGTTTCTTTGGTGCTGCCTCTCCGGTATTGACGATTTTAATTGATCGCCAGGACAAGACACCCATCGCCATGAATGAAATTTCCGAGGTCACGCCTTTTATCAGTGAAGCAATGGATCAGATTGAACCTGATCCATTTCCAGACCATTACAATCTGGATATTTCCTCTCCAGGAATTGACCGTACGATTAAAAGTGATGACCAATTAGCTTGGGCTGTCAGTGAACCAGTCAAAATCAATTTTTTCGAAAAAATTGATGGCCAGAAGAATGTTGAAGGTATTTTACTCGACTACTCAGATTCTTATATTGAGCTAAAAAATTCAGCAGAACAAATTGAAGATTTTCCGAGAGACAAAATTACAAAAATCTCGTTAAACCAGGAGGTATAA
- the nusA gene encoding transcription termination factor NusA — protein sequence MASDYRKELFSALQALQAEKGISEEDAIASLKDTLVTAYKKNFEGETNVEVDVDPEKQEFNLLQIKEVVADGDMIDPYSEIYLKDAREINSAYEVGDQIKFEINPRNFGRLAAQSGKNKSTQLIREKEKEAIHARYEGFEHEIVSARVAREDQRFLWVTMPDGQEAAMGEKDRIPGETYKVGDPIKVLINRVEDSATRGPQIYVSRTSPELVKRLFEQEVPEVYDGVVVIESIAREAGDRSKVAVRTTDPNLDPVGTLVGPRGSRVQAVVNELHGENMDIVEWVEDEAQYIANALNPAEVVDVIFNPDNDNEVTVIVPDYQLSLAIGKRGQNARLAAKLTKFKIDIKSETQAENDPQLQAILEESAKYADEDDESVDENTADDLEDETEYADAGDYFVSDDEDGQSEDADDSIDASSKDENDSDETAAAAKKDMSAQETKEAQDEFAAALNNVDFDAVLEEKEGEEKRTRTSN from the coding sequence ATGGCATCAGATTATAGAAAAGAATTATTTTCTGCTTTGCAGGCACTGCAAGCTGAAAAGGGAATTAGTGAAGAAGATGCAATTGCTTCTTTAAAGGATACGCTGGTAACGGCTTATAAAAAGAATTTTGAGGGCGAGACTAATGTTGAAGTTGATGTTGACCCTGAAAAACAAGAATTCAATCTTTTGCAGATTAAAGAAGTCGTTGCTGACGGCGACATGATCGACCCTTATTCAGAAATTTATCTAAAAGATGCACGTGAAATCAATTCAGCATATGAGGTCGGTGACCAGATCAAATTTGAAATCAATCCACGCAACTTTGGACGTTTGGCTGCACAATCCGGCAAAAATAAATCAACGCAATTAATTCGTGAGAAAGAAAAAGAAGCGATTCATGCACGTTATGAAGGCTTCGAACACGAAATTGTTTCTGCACGTGTTGCACGCGAAGACCAACGCTTTTTGTGGGTAACGATGCCTGATGGCCAAGAAGCGGCTATGGGTGAAAAAGACCGTATTCCGGGAGAGACCTATAAAGTAGGAGATCCGATTAAGGTCTTGATCAACCGCGTCGAAGATTCAGCAACTCGCGGCCCCCAAATATATGTATCACGAACTAGCCCTGAATTGGTCAAGCGTTTGTTCGAACAAGAAGTGCCGGAAGTTTATGACGGTGTTGTTGTGATCGAATCTATTGCGCGCGAGGCTGGCGATCGTTCTAAGGTGGCTGTCAGGACCACTGATCCCAATCTTGATCCAGTGGGAACTTTGGTTGGTCCTCGTGGTTCTCGTGTGCAAGCAGTCGTTAATGAACTCCACGGTGAAAATATGGATATTGTGGAGTGGGTTGAAGATGAGGCGCAGTATATTGCTAATGCTTTGAACCCAGCCGAAGTTGTGGACGTTATCTTTAATCCTGACAATGACAATGAGGTAACTGTGATTGTGCCTGATTATCAATTAAGCCTGGCTATCGGTAAACGTGGGCAAAATGCACGTTTAGCAGCCAAATTAACCAAATTCAAGATTGATATCAAATCGGAGACACAGGCAGAGAACGATCCTCAGCTACAAGCAATTTTGGAAGAATCTGCTAAATATGCTGATGAAGATGACGAGTCTGTTGATGAGAATACAGCAGATGATTTGGAAGATGAGACAGAGTATGCTGATGCGGGCGATTATTTTGTTTCAGATGATGAAGATGGCCAAAGCGAAGACGCTGATGATAGTATCGATGCTTCATCAAAAGATGAAAATGATTCAGATGAGACTGCCGCTGCAGCGAAAAAAGATATGAGTGCTCAAGAGACCAAAGAGGCGCAGGATGAATTTGCAGCTGCTTTGAATAATGTTGATTTCGACGCTGTCTTAGAAGAAAAAGAAGGCGAAGAAAAAAGGACGAGGACAAGTAATTAG
- the rnpM gene encoding RNase P modulator RnpM gives MAKNKTQFRKRKIPMRQDIVSGQMLPKKDLLRIVKADDQLLHLDPSGKVNGHGAYISVDVTLAKKAKTEKILDAVFEMPVPNDFYDQLIDWVDHQQARKELFSHEQIIKAKNS, from the coding sequence ATGGCGAAAAATAAGACACAATTCCGTAAACGCAAAATCCCGATGCGCCAAGATATTGTCAGCGGTCAAATGTTGCCCAAAAAGGATCTTTTGAGAATTGTCAAAGCTGATGATCAACTTTTGCATCTTGATCCCAGCGGCAAAGTTAATGGCCACGGCGCCTATATTAGCGTAGATGTTACACTAGCTAAGAAGGCAAAAACGGAAAAAATTCTTGATGCTGTCTTCGAGATGCCTGTGCCGAATGATTTTTATGACCAGCTAATTGACTGGGTGGATCATCAGCAAGCCAGAAAGGAACTTTTCAGTCACGAACAAATTATCAAAGCAAAAAATTCTTAA
- a CDS encoding ribosomal L7Ae/L30e/S12e/Gadd45 family protein — translation MLVTGQELVAKAIKKQNIAIAIIASDASENTKKDFKDLIRGRITIVNQFSSTEISQAIGEPRKILGITDLGIARKIKELLKEVTL, via the coding sequence TTGCTTGTGACTGGACAGGAATTAGTTGCAAAAGCTATTAAGAAGCAGAATATTGCTATCGCGATCATCGCTTCTGATGCAAGTGAAAACACAAAAAAAGATTTTAAAGATTTAATCCGAGGAAGAATTACTATAGTTAATCAATTTTCAAGTACAGAAATCAGCCAAGCAATTGGAGAGCCCAGAAAAATTCTCGGCATTACTGATCTTGGCATAGCAAGAAAAATCAAAGAGTTATTAAAGGAGGTGACTTTATGA
- the infB gene encoding translation initiation factor IF-2: protein MTEEEKKRRPLVHHIRKQSASQSELPASQRRHSAGLSSRAQGERRGESSQNSPEPRQRRRVSFESNTGRPAPKDHRPIRAGSASAPTGTRSNEPRSQQRRPLSQRPRGNGRPISANNNVSDPLHRTHTHNPLPNQHPTTNQRNNHRSTNRPFNAQNSQNRNNNTHKPNAAQNGSGRFGGALASGNNSARNNTRRRNQTTPGTTGAHFVSGPARGTQRKSEPKGSKKAQRIAAATAARNRQNERKEQPLPQVLEYRLGMNVQDIAKIIHRDVAEILKKLFLLGVVVNQNQSLDSDTIELLAADYGIESKQKAEVDVADIDRFFNEDDNDIDPAKLVPRAPIVTIMGHVDHGKTTLLDYLRHTHVTAGEAGGITQHIGAYQARLHDRLITFLDTPGHEAFTEMRARGANITDITVLVVAADDGVMPQTIEAIHHAQAAKTPIIVAINKIDIPGVDPQNIVNELMEYDLVPEEYGGSTIEVPISAKTGENVDKLLEMILLQADVMELKSDPTAKARGSVIEARLDKGRGAVASLLIQQGTLKTGDPIVVGNTFGRVRTMNDASHHNIKSALPATPVEITGLNEVPQAGDHFVVMDSEKEARETGESRAKTAMEEERNNGTVVTLDTLFSTMAKQEMKTVSLIVKADVQGSVEALTSSLKKIKVEGVRVEIIHAGVGAINESDINLAEASGAIIIGFNVRPVGQAKSDAEQKHVDVRLYNVIYDAINEVESAMKGQLEPVYKEKNLGSVDVRQLFHFSKIGTIAGGMVTDGVITRDAKIRLVRDGVVVYDGVLASLKHEKDDAKEVKKGFELGLTIANFNDEKVGDVIEAYTMEEVKANA from the coding sequence ATGACTGAAGAAGAAAAGAAACGACGTCCATTAGTCCACCACATTCGAAAACAATCTGCTTCACAATCTGAATTACCGGCATCTCAGCGTCGGCATTCAGCAGGTCTTTCGAGCCGTGCACAAGGTGAGAGAAGAGGAGAATCAAGCCAAAATTCGCCAGAGCCTCGTCAGCGTCGCCGTGTTAGTTTTGAATCCAATACTGGTCGTCCGGCACCAAAAGATCATCGCCCCATTAGAGCGGGATCTGCCAGTGCGCCAACCGGTACTCGCAGCAATGAGCCGCGCAGTCAGCAGAGAAGGCCTCTAAGCCAACGCCCACGTGGAAATGGCAGGCCGATTTCTGCTAATAACAATGTAAGCGACCCACTGCATCGTACACATACACATAATCCTTTGCCAAATCAGCATCCGACGACCAATCAGCGCAATAATCATCGCAGCACTAATCGTCCGTTTAATGCGCAGAACAGCCAAAATAGAAATAATAACACCCACAAACCGAATGCAGCACAAAACGGCAGTGGTCGTTTTGGTGGCGCCTTAGCTTCTGGCAACAATTCAGCTCGGAACAATACACGTCGCCGTAACCAAACAACACCTGGTACGACAGGTGCGCATTTTGTTAGTGGTCCAGCAAGGGGCACACAGAGGAAATCTGAACCAAAAGGATCAAAGAAAGCACAGCGCATTGCAGCCGCAACGGCAGCAAGAAATCGTCAAAACGAGCGTAAAGAACAGCCGTTACCACAAGTTTTGGAATATCGTCTTGGCATGAATGTTCAGGATATTGCCAAAATCATTCATCGTGATGTTGCTGAAATTCTTAAGAAACTCTTTTTGCTCGGCGTGGTTGTTAATCAAAACCAGAGTTTGGATTCTGATACGATCGAATTATTGGCAGCTGATTATGGCATTGAATCCAAACAAAAAGCAGAAGTCGATGTTGCTGATATTGATCGTTTCTTCAATGAAGATGACAACGATATCGATCCAGCTAAGCTAGTTCCTCGTGCACCAATCGTCACGATTATGGGACATGTTGACCATGGTAAGACGACCCTGCTTGATTACTTGCGCCACACGCATGTGACTGCGGGTGAAGCAGGCGGCATTACGCAGCACATCGGTGCTTATCAGGCTCGATTGCACGATCGACTGATCACATTCCTTGACACACCTGGACATGAAGCCTTTACGGAAATGCGTGCACGTGGTGCTAATATCACGGATATCACGGTTCTGGTTGTCGCTGCTGACGATGGTGTTATGCCGCAGACTATTGAAGCGATTCATCATGCACAGGCCGCAAAGACTCCAATCATTGTTGCAATTAATAAAATCGATATTCCAGGTGTTGACCCGCAAAATATTGTGAATGAATTAATGGAATATGATTTGGTTCCGGAAGAATATGGGGGCAGCACGATTGAAGTGCCAATCTCGGCCAAAACAGGTGAGAATGTTGATAAACTTCTTGAGATGATCCTGCTGCAGGCTGACGTTATGGAATTGAAGTCCGATCCAACGGCGAAAGCCCGGGGTTCTGTTATCGAAGCCCGTTTGGATAAAGGCCGTGGTGCTGTTGCTAGCTTGCTCATCCAGCAAGGTACTCTGAAGACCGGTGACCCAATTGTTGTTGGCAATACGTTTGGGCGTGTTCGGACGATGAACGACGCTTCTCATCACAATATCAAGTCGGCGCTTCCAGCTACTCCGGTCGAGATTACCGGTCTAAATGAGGTACCTCAGGCTGGCGATCACTTTGTTGTTATGGATTCTGAAAAAGAGGCCCGTGAAACGGGTGAGTCTCGTGCTAAAACCGCGATGGAAGAAGAACGTAACAATGGCACGGTTGTAACATTGGATACTTTGTTCTCGACAATGGCTAAACAGGAGATGAAGACCGTTTCTTTGATTGTTAAAGCTGATGTGCAGGGTTCTGTCGAGGCACTGACTTCTTCACTTAAAAAGATTAAGGTCGAAGGCGTTCGAGTGGAAATTATCCATGCTGGTGTTGGTGCTATCAATGAATCTGATATTAATTTGGCCGAAGCCTCTGGCGCCATTATTATTGGCTTTAATGTCCGCCCAGTAGGCCAGGCTAAGTCCGATGCAGAGCAGAAACATGTCGATGTTCGTCTGTATAACGTCATTTATGATGCTATCAATGAAGTTGAATCCGCTATGAAGGGTCAGCTGGAACCGGTATACAAAGAAAAGAATTTGGGCTCTGTTGACGTTCGACAATTATTCCACTTTTCTAAAATTGGCACGATTGCTGGTGGTATGGTAACTGATGGTGTTATTACACGTGATGCTAAAATCCGCTTGGTTCGTGACGGTGTCGTTGTTTATGATGGTGTGCTTGCCTCACTCAAACATGAAAAAGACGATGCTAAAGAAGTCAAAAAGGGCTTTGAACTTGGTTTGACAATTGCTAACTTCAATGATGAAAAGGTTGGCGATGTGATTGAAGCTTACACAATGGAAGAGGTTAAGGCAAATGCCTAA
- the rbfA gene encoding 30S ribosome-binding factor RbfA: MPKREKSPRLLRVEGTIQRDLGQILVKQVSDPRLDDVTITGIDMTADFSIAYVYWTIYSDLASSGQKAAAGLEAAKGLIKRELAKKMTTFKIPDLIFKRDKAIEYGDHIEQLIAKLNKQSK, encoded by the coding sequence ATGCCTAAACGTGAAAAATCACCGCGGCTTCTGCGTGTAGAAGGTACGATTCAGCGTGATCTGGGTCAGATCCTTGTCAAACAGGTATCTGATCCCAGATTAGATGATGTCACGATTACCGGTATTGATATGACGGCAGATTTTTCCATTGCCTATGTCTATTGGACAATTTATTCGGATCTTGCCAGCTCTGGCCAAAAAGCAGCTGCTGGGTTGGAAGCTGCTAAGGGTCTCATCAAGCGTGAATTGGCAAAGAAAATGACGACTTTTAAGATCCCTGATTTGATCTTTAAACGTGATAAAGCAATTGAGTATGGTGACCATATTGAACAGTTGATTGCTAAACTAAATAAACAGTCTAAGTAA
- a CDS encoding LCP family protein has translation MPETKPLRAGRERRPGKKNRHLIRNILLTIFGVLFIAIGITFFIAYSNIKGAINTNTFVPTKLKKSRDVNSVLNDGRPVSILLMGTDTGELGRSWVGRTDSMILVTINPKTKRTLLMSIPRDSMIAIPGYEDTFPQKINAAYEYPANGQGHPETTIRTVQKWLNVPIDFYAIVNMGALEQVVNRAGGISVKSPLSFAFSSDTAHAYGAHLYRFTKDSDQYSYYADGINLTKTSRVMDGTAALAFARMRYEDPLSDYGRTLRQRLILEAIAKKAGSLIPQIINQRFLNSISKQAQTDLSFNDMLALGSKYRSAIRRIDSDHMQGVGYKYGLISFEIIPNKEKQRATDKIRKFLGLPAAQTGPRFAGTVTNGVVIDDGTQDSTATAASQQSYTYTPPAAPAASYSSSYTPPVYTAPAASSTAPSVASSSSSSTPPASDTKTGN, from the coding sequence ATGCCAGAAACCAAACCATTAAGAGCCGGGAGAGAACGTCGCCCCGGCAAAAAAAATAGACATCTAATCAGAAATATTCTCCTCACCATCTTCGGTGTGCTCTTTATTGCTATCGGCATTACTTTTTTCATTGCCTATTCTAATATCAAGGGCGCTATCAATACCAATACGTTTGTGCCGACAAAATTGAAAAAAAGTCGTGACGTTAATTCCGTGTTAAATGACGGGCGGCCTGTTTCCATCCTACTGATGGGTACTGATACAGGCGAGCTTGGCCGAAGCTGGGTTGGCCGAACTGATTCAATGATTCTAGTGACCATCAATCCGAAAACAAAGCGAACCTTGCTTATGTCAATTCCCAGAGATTCAATGATCGCCATTCCTGGTTACGAAGACACATTCCCGCAAAAAATAAATGCCGCCTATGAATATCCGGCCAACGGTCAAGGGCACCCTGAAACCACTATTCGAACAGTTCAAAAATGGCTAAACGTGCCAATTGATTTTTACGCCATTGTCAACATGGGCGCACTTGAACAGGTCGTTAATCGGGCTGGTGGTATCAGCGTGAAATCACCGCTATCATTTGCTTTTTCATCAGATACAGCACACGCATATGGCGCACATCTTTACCGTTTTACAAAAGATTCTGATCAATACAGTTATTATGCTGATGGTATCAACCTCACTAAAACTTCGCGTGTAATGGACGGGACAGCTGCTTTGGCTTTCGCCCGGATGCGTTACGAAGACCCGCTAAGCGACTACGGTCGAACCTTGCGTCAACGCTTAATTTTGGAAGCTATCGCTAAAAAAGCCGGCAGTTTGATTCCACAGATTATCAATCAACGTTTTTTGAACTCAATATCAAAGCAGGCCCAGACCGATTTGAGTTTTAACGACATGCTGGCATTGGGATCAAAATATCGCAGCGCAATTAGAAGAATTGATTCTGACCACATGCAAGGGGTCGGTTATAAGTATGGTCTAATTTCTTTTGAGATTATTCCGAACAAAGAAAAACAGCGCGCGACTGATAAAATTAGAAAGTTTTTGGGATTGCCCGCTGCACAAACTGGACCTCGGTTCGCTGGAACCGTCACCAATGGCGTCGTGATTGATGATGGCACACAAGACTCAACTGCCACAGCTGCGAGCCAGCAGTCGTATACTTATACACCGCCTGCTGCACCAGCGGCCAGTTACTCTTCCAGCTATACGCCACCAGTTTATACAGCGCCCGCTGCTTCCAGTACCGCTCCATCTGTTGCGTCGTCATCCTCAAGTTCGACACCACCAGCCAGTGATACTAAGACAGGGAATTAA
- a CDS encoding phosphatase PAP2 family protein, producing the protein MIVDRDRARKPLIFIFVFLFLIIVFLLWRSSLLINVFDEFATRFLSQSHGLVWYLILWPAAHLSRPLIIVLFILAIAFYMWGSNFKIPALWFLLTTLTAFPIDALLTLLIHRPALAGRPVSIGQTFPSLPVLLTFLLLQFFFVLLVPEFNKKARKAKNRTITFMIFWLLLVCLSVIAFHYNSVLDVVSALLLGYAWFLFSEEVYFEYAGLFSRLKTFRGSWI; encoded by the coding sequence ATGATTGTAGATCGGGATAGAGCGAGAAAACCCTTAATTTTTATTTTTGTTTTTTTATTTTTAATCATTGTTTTTTTGCTGTGGCGTTCGTCACTTTTGATTAACGTGTTTGATGAGTTCGCAACACGTTTTCTCTCGCAGTCCCATGGCCTAGTCTGGTATTTAATTCTGTGGCCGGCAGCTCATTTAAGCCGTCCCTTGATCATTGTACTTTTTATTTTGGCAATCGCTTTCTATATGTGGGGCAGCAACTTTAAAATTCCGGCTCTTTGGTTTTTATTGACAACTTTGACTGCATTTCCTATTGATGCGTTGCTCACCTTGTTGATCCATCGGCCGGCGCTAGCAGGAAGGCCGGTATCGATTGGACAAACTTTTCCCAGTCTGCCTGTATTGCTCACTTTCCTGCTGCTGCAATTCTTCTTTGTTTTGCTGGTTCCAGAATTCAATAAAAAGGCCAGAAAGGCTAAAAATCGTACGATTACGTTTATGATTTTCTGGCTGCTTCTGGTCTGCTTGTCAGTTATTGCTTTCCACTACAATAGTGTGCTGGATGTTGTGAGTGCACTGCTTCTGGGCTACGCCTGGTTTCTTTTTTCAGAAGAAGTTTATTTTGAATATGCAGGCCTTTTCTCTCGTTTGAAAACTTTTCGCGGCAGCTGGATTTGA